In Tsuneonella sp. CC-YZS046, the genomic window CTTCGACCAGGCTGCCGGCCATCGCCCCGCGCAGGAAATCGGTCGCCGCGGTCGGCCCGCCCTTCACCAGCGCCACGGCATTCTCGATGCCGATGGTGCGGACGGTGTCGGCCACCACCGGCGCGGCCCGCCTCGCCCCGTCTTCCGCCATGTGGTTGAATTCCTTCTGCAGGCGATTCTTGAACACCGCCGAGGTCAGGATGTTCTGCACCGTATTGCCGCGCGAACCCAGCACATCGGGAAGGTCCAGCCTGACCAGCGTATTGTCGTAGAACCCGCCCTCCGTGGTGAGGCCGGCAAAGGCGTTCTGGGTGGACAGGGCCAGCAGCCGCCTGATCGCTTCCGTGAAGCTCAAGGCGCCGGTGCTGGCGCAGCCCGGCAAGGCCAGCAGCGCACTGGCCGAAAGCCCGGCCAGGAAGCCGCGACGGCCGATTGCCAGAGGGATTGTCCGCATATTCTCTCTCCTCATCCTTGCCGCATGGCCGGCGAGCCGCCCATATAGGCACCACCCATCATGAACCGCGCCCGTATCCTCGTCCTCAATGCCGCGCTCGGCCCGCTCGACTATCGAGTGCCGGACGGGCTGGATGTCAAGCCGGGATCAGTGGTGGTCGCGCCGCTCGGCCCCCGCCAGGTCGTCGGAATAGCCTGGGAGCCGGAGCGGCTGCCGGCAACCGAAGTGCCCGATGCCAGGCTGCGCCCCCTGCTCGGGGTTGTTCCGGTGCCCCCGCTCCGGCCGGAACTGCGGGAGCTGGTCGAATGGGCGGCCGATTACTACTGCGCCAGCCTCGCCTCGGTCCTGCGGATGGTGCTGGCCAGCGGCGGCGCACTGAAAGGCCCGTCCACCATCACGGAATACCGCCTCACCGGCGCGCTGCCCGACCGCATGACCCCGCAGCGGGAACAGGCGCTGGCCGCGCTCGAGCATGAGCAAGGCACGATCCGCGAGCTGGCGGAACTGGCCGGCGTATCCGAAGGAGTGCTGCGCGGACTGGCCGGGCAAGGTGTGCTGGAGCCGGTCGAGGTGGATTGCGACCGCCCCTTTCCCGTGGCCGAAGCGGATTTCAGCCAGCCCGATCTGACCGCCAGCCAGCGCGAGGTGGCGGATCGCTTCGTCGCGGCCGTCCGCGAAGGCCGCTTCGCCCCCTTCCTGCTGGACGGCGTCACCGGCTCCGGCAAGACGGAAACCTATTTCGAGGCGATCGCGGAAGCTCTCAGGATTGGGAGGCAAACCCTTGTTCTTCTGCCGGAAATCGCCCTGACCGAAGCGTTCCTGCGGCGGTTCGAGGATCGCTTCGGCGCCGCCCCAATCGTCTGGCACTCATCGCTCAAATCCAGCGAGCGGCGCCGCGCCTGGCGGGCCATCGCCGCCGGGCAGGCGCAGGTGGTGGTCGGCGCGCGTTCGGCCCTGTTCCTGCCTTACGGCAACCTCGGCCTGATCGTGGTGGACGAGGCGCATGAGGTTTCCTTCAAGCAGGACGACGGGGTGCGCTACAACGCGCGCGACGTGGCCGTGATGCGGGGGCGCTTCGAGAGGCTGCCGGTGATCCTGGCGAGCGCCACCCCGGCGCTGGAAAGCCTGCAGATGGCGGAAAGCGGGGTTTACGAGAAGCTCGACCTTCCGGCCCGCTTCGGCGGCGCGCAATTGCCGGAAATCGGCATCGTGGACCTGCGCGACGAGCCGCCGGAACGCGGACGCTGGCTTGCCCCCCCACTGGTCGCGGAACTGGAAACCCGGCTGGAGCGGGGCGAGCAATCACTGCTGTTCCTCAATCGCCGGGGCTATGCCCCGCTCACCCTGTGCCGCCATTGCGGCTATCGCTTCCAATGCCCCAATTGCACAGCCTGGCTGGTGGAGCACCGCCTCAGCCGGCGGCTGGCCTGCCACCATTGCGGGCACGAGACGTCCCCGCCGGACACCTGCCCGGAATGCGGCACGCCCGATTGCCTCGTCGCCTGCGGGCCGGGCGTGGAGCGGATCGCCGATGAAGTGGCCGAATTGCTGCCCCAGGCCCGGGTGGTAGTGGCCACGTCCGATACGCTCAATTCTCCGGAGAAGGCGGCGGAGTTCGTGGCCCAGGCGGAAGCGGGGCTGATCGACGTGATCGTCGGCACGCAGCTTGTCACCAAGGGGTTCCATTTTCCCGAGCTGACGCTGGTGGGGGTGGTCGATGCGGATCTCGGCCTCGAAGGCGGGGATCTGCGCGCGGCGGAGCGCACCTATCAGCAGGTCGCGCAGGTCGCGGGCCGGGCGGGCCGAGGGGCCAAGCCGGGCCAGGTGCTGATCCAGACCCGCCATCCCGACACGCCGGTGATCGCCGCGCTGGCGGCGGGCGACCGCGACGCGTTCTATGCCGCCGAAGCGGAGGCGCGGGCACATGCCGGCGCGCCCCCTTTCGGCCGCTGGGCAGCGATCATCATTTCCTCGGAGGACGAGGCCGAGGCGCGCGACGCGGCGCGCGCGATCGGCGGCGCGAGGCCGCACCTGCCCGATGTCGCCGTCCTCGGCCCGGCGCCCGCGCCGCTGGCGCTGCTGCGGGGCCGATACCGCTACCGGCTGCTGGTCACCGCGCGCCGCTCGGTCGCGCTGCAGGCCATCATCCGCCAGTGGCTGGGCGGGTTCAAGCTGCCGTCCAGCGTCAGGATAAGCGTCGATATAGATCCCTACAGCTTCGTCTGAGGAAAGAGTTTCCACGCTGGCCGCCGATCCGCCGGCTGTCGCCATTCCATCCCGAAATGGACCCGGTCCCGGGTTGAGATAGGTTCCGTTCTGGTCCACCTCTGCCCCTTGCAGGGGGTGGATGGATGAGAGCGATTCGCAAAAACGTAACGGCATTTCTCGCCGCGCTGGCGCTTGCCGCGCCCGCTCCCGCCACGGCGAAGGGGCCGGCATGGCGCCGGGCGGATACGTCCAATTTCGTCATCTACAGTCAAGGCTCCGAAGTGCAGCTCCGCCAATTCGCCAATGATCTCGAGCGTTTCGACGCGCTTCTTCGCGAATTTCTGAGCGTTCCGGCCACGGAGCAGAAGCCCTATCGCCTGACCATTTACGCCCTGCCCAATTCCAACTCCGTCGCCAAACTGTTTTCCCGGAAAAGGAGCGATGTGGCCGGCTTCTATGTCGCCTCGCTCGAAGGAAGCTACGCTGTCTCCAATCGCCAGAAGGCGAGCAACAAGCTGGAACTGGACGGCTCCGTGGTGCTGTTCCATGAATATGCGCATCACTTCATGCACAGGAACTTCAACGGCAGCTATCCGCTGTGGTTCAATGAAGGTTTCGCGGAATATTATTCGACCACCGCCTTCGACAAGGACGGCCGGTTCAAGGTGGGGATGCCGGCCTATCATCGCGCCTATGGGCTGATCCGGGGCAACGACGTTTCCATCAAGCAGCTGCTCTTCACCAGCAGCCTGTCCGCGCTGAAACGAAGCGAACGCGACCCCTTCTATGGCCGCGCCTGGCTGCTGATCCATTTCCTCATGAATAATGAAGAGGGCCAGAAGAAGCTGCTCGGCTATCTTCACGACCATGCCGGCGGCATGGACCCGCGAGAGGCGGCAGAGCGCAATTTCGGCGATCTCAAGGCCCTGGACAAGGCGCTGGATCAATATCTTACCGGCAAAATGTCTTACCGGGTATCGAGTGCCCCGATGGCGCTTCAACCGGCAGTGGAAATGCGCCCGCTCGATCCCATCGAATCCGCGCTCGTCCCCTTGCGGTTGAAGATCGCGAGCCAGAGCGATTGCGTTGCCGTGCGGGATGACCTTGTGGAATTGGCGAAACAGAACCCGGGCCGGGCGGAAATCTGGTTCGAACTGGCGCGCGCGCAGATCAATGCCGCGCACCACGAGGCGACTGACCCAGGGGATGCGGGTGATCCCGATGCGGAATCCGACAATGCCGAGACGAACAGGCAGCGCACCCGGACCGGAGATCTGGGCGAGGTATCCGACAGCTATCTGGCTGCCGCGGATGAAGCGGTCGGCAAGGCTTTGGCGATCGACAAGACGCACGGCCGCGCCAATGTCCTGAAAGCCGACATCATGATGGAGCGCCTGCTGCGGGCGGATACGTCGTCGGAACAGGATTGGGACGAGGCCCGCGGCTACATCATCGCGGCAAACCGTGCCGACACGGAAGATCCCGTTCCGCTGGTCGCCTGGTATCGGAGCTTTGCCCGGATGGGCGAAACTCCGTCCAAATCCGCGGAAGACGGCCTCGTGAAGGCTTTCACCCTGGCCAAGGAGGCTACCGAAGTCAGGCTCATGCTCGCCTTCGATCTGGCGCGGCGGGGGGAATTCGACACCGCGATCAGCCTGGTCAAGATACTCGCCAACGATCCGCACGCCGGGGAATACGGCCGCGCCGCGCTGGCCCAGCTCGAAGCGATGCAGGCCAGGCAATCATCCAGGATCGCGCCCGCGAAGGCAGCAGCCGACTAGCCGCGCTCGCGCTTCAGCAGCTCCGCCTTGATCGTCTCGCCATAGGCATAGCCGCCGAGGCCGCCATCCGTTCGCACGACCCTGTGGCACGGAATCAGCACCGCGACATTGTTGGCGCCATTGGCGCTGCCGGCGGCGCGCACGGCCTTCGGCTTGCCGATAGCGGCGGCGATTTCCGCATAGGATCGCGTTTCGCCCACGGGAATCTGGCGCAAGGCCTGCCACACCGCTTCCTGGAAGGCCGTGCCCTGAACATCGAGCGGAATGTCCTGCCCGGTGCCGGGATGCTCCACCGCATCGACCACGCGCTGGAGCAGCGCCGCGAAATCGCCGCCGCCTTCGACCAGCTCGGCATTGGGGAAACGCGCCTGCAATTCCTCCCGACCTTCGCCGAAGGAAAGCCGGCAGATGCCCTTGGCGGTCGCCGCGACCAGCATCGGCCCGAACGAGCTTCGCACGACCGACCATCTTATAGTGACGCCCTTTCCTCCCATGGCCCAAACAGACGGTTCCATGCCCAGTTTCCTTCCCGCATCCGCATAAAATCTCGAGGGAGCCTCGTATCCCGCCGCATAGATCGCCCCGGCCACGCCTCCACCTTCGATCCGGGCTTCGGACAGCGCATCGCGGGTCCGCTCATCCCTCAGCCTCCGTGCATAAGCGGCGGGAGAAAGCCCGGTCAGCCGCTTGAAAATACGCTGGAAATGCGTGGGCGAATAGCCCGTCAGATCAGCCAGATACGACAGCAGCAGGCGGGCATCGCTTCGCTTGATCGCCGCGATCGCCTCCAGCACCGCGCGTTCGTCCCTCGCCACATCATCGGGCAAGCAGCGGCGGCAGGCACGGTATCCCGCCTTTCGCGCAGCTTCCGGCCCGTCGAAGAAGACATAGTTTTCAGGCATGGGCCTGCGGGCCGGGCAACTCGGACGGCAATATATCCGCGTTGTCGTCACGGCCACCACGAAGCAGCCATCCGCAGAGCGGTCCCGCCGGGCAAAGGCGGCTTCCATCGCCGCGATCTGTCGAGGATCTTCAATTCGCATGGCCACCATATAGGGGAACACATCGCAAGGTGCGTCCCGTTTCTTGCGATCAAAACCGTGCCCCCTGCCCATCCGGCGCGCAAGGCGTTATCAGGGGGCCATGAAGCATGTCAGCCAAAGCTCGAAAACGGTAGGCGGCGGGGCCAAGAAAATCCTCTATGCTCTCGCGACCGCGCGAAGGATGGGGCTGAAAAACAGCGCCAAGACCCTGACGTCGAAAAACGCCTGCAAGGCCTGCGCGCTGGGCATGGGCGGCCAGTCCGGCGGCATGACCAACGAATTGGGAGAGTTTCCGGCGGTCTGCAACAAGTCGGTGCAGGCGCAATCGACCGATATCCAGCAGCCCATCCCCGTCGAGGTGCTCACTCATCCGCTGGCCGATTTTGCCGAGCTGGACGGATATGAGCTGGAACATCTCGGCCGCCTGGCGACGCCGCTCCACAAGGCAGCCGGGGCGGAACGCTATACTCCGGTGGACTGGGATTTCGCGCTCGAACGGGCGGCCTGCAAGCTGCGCGAGGCCGGGGCCGGCCGCTCGTTCTTCTATTCCTCGGGCCGTTCCTCCAACGAGGCGGGCTTCCTGTTCCAGCTGCTGGCGCGGGCCTGGGGCACCAACAATGTCAACAATTGCTCCTACTACTGCCACCAGGCCTCGGGCGTGGGCCTTGGCGCCACCATCGGCACCGGCACGGCCACGGTCGAACTGGATGACCTGACCCGCTGCGACCTGATCGTGGTGATCGGGGCCAATCCTTCGTCCAACCACCCGCGCTTCATCCACAAGCTGAAGGCCTGCCGCGACCGGGGCGGCGAGGTAATCATCGTCAATCCCGCCAAGGAAGCGGGGCTGGTGCGCTTTGCCGTGCCGAAAAGCCCCGCATCGCTGCTCAAGGGTGGAGACTGGATCGCCAGCGAATATCTCCAGCCCAGGATCGGCGGCGATGCCGCGCTGTTCAAGGGGCTGGCCAAGGCCATCCTCGAAGACGGAGCCGAAAACGCCGCCTTCATCGCGGCCCATACCGTCGGCTTCGCGGAGTTCCGGGCGGATGCGGCCGCGACGGGCTGGGACATTATCGAACGGGGTTGCGGCCTGCCGGAAGCCCGCATTCGCGAAATCGCCCGCAAGATCGCCGCCGCGCAGAACGCCGTCCTCGCCTGGGGCATGGGCATCACCCATCATGTGAATGGCAGCGACACGGTGGAAGCGATTGCCTGCCTGGCCCTGCTCACCGGCCAGATCGGGCGGCCCGGCGCGGGCCTTCTGCCCCTGCGCGGGCATTCCAACGTGCAGGGCATCGGCACGATCGGCGTCAAGCCCGTCCTGTCCGGGGAGGTGTTCCGGGCGATCGAGGACAGTTTCGGCATTACCCTTCCCACCGCCGAGGGGCTGGATACGTTGGCGGGAATCGAGGCCGCGCGAGAGGGCCGGATCGCGGCCGCCGTCATCATGGGCGGCAATCTGCTGGAAGCGACGCCCAACCGCGCCTTCGCGCGCGAAGCGCTTGGCCGGATCGGCTTCCGCCTGTTCCTCACCACAACGCTCAATCGCGGGCATGTAGAAGGGATGGAGGAAGGGGAAGTCATCATCCTGCCGGTCACAGCGCGGGATGAGGAATGGGAACCGACCACGCAGGAATCCATGTTCAACTACGTCCGCCTGTCCGACGGCGGGATCGAGCGGCTGGACAATGTCCGCCCGGAAGTGGCGATCCTGGCCGATCTCGCCCGGCGCCTGCTGCCGGACAGCCCGCTGGATTTCGCGGCCTTTTCCCACCACCGCCATATTCGCGAGGCGATCGCCCGCGTCGTCCCCGGGATGGAGCAACTGGCCGATATCGATGTCGCCCGGCGCGAATTTCACATATCGAACCGTTTGCTGCATACGCCGCATTTCAACATGCCCGGCGGCAAGGCCCGCTTCGTCGCCCGCCCGCTGCCCGCGCCGCCGCAACCGGGGCTGGTGCTCACCACCGTCCGTTCGGAGGGGCAATTCAATTCCATCATCTATGAACGGCGCGACACCTATCGCGACAATGCCGATCGCATGACGGTGATGATGCATCCCGCCGATATCGCCGCCGCCGGCTTTGCCGAGGGCGAGCGCGCCACTCTGGTTTCGGATAGCGGCCGGATGGAAGGGGTGATGCTGAAGGGCTTCGACGTATCGCGCGGCACGGTGATGGCCTATTATCCCGAGGCGAACGTGCTGGTCGGCACCGCGGTCGATCCCCGCTCCCGCACGCCGAGCTTCAAGGCCACGCCGGTGCGGCTGGAGCGATGCTGAACGCCATTGCCTTGCACTGTGCCTCGCGCCAGTAAGGAATCCGATGTCCGCCCACCACGCTCTCCTTTTCGGGAAAATCCTGCGCCGCGCCCTTGCGCTGGCCCTGTTGTTGATGGCCGCCCTTGCCTTGCCGCGCCCGGCGCAGGCGGACCCGGCGGATATCGCCGCCGCCGCGCGGGGGGTCGTCAGGGTGGTCATCCTGGGCACGGACGGGGGGCAGTTGTTCCCCATCTCGCATGGCACCGGCTTCGTGGTGGAGAACGGAAAGGTCGTCACCAATGCGCATGTGGTGGAAGACGCCATCCAGGTTCCGGGGCTGACCATCGGCATCGTGCCGCCGCAGGGCGGCGAAGCCGTTCCGGCGAAGATAGTTTCATTCTCCCCTCGCAATGACCTGGCGCTGATCGAGGCGACCCAGCCGCTGCGCTTGCCGGCGCTGGCCATAGCCATCAATCCGCCGGAAGACAGCGCGATGGTTTTTGCCGTCGGCTATCCGATGAATGTCGACCGGGCGCAGGGGCTTTCCATCGCCGACGTGCTGAAACCCCAGCCCCCGGTGAAAAGCAGCGGCTTCGTTTCGGGCACAAGGCCCAGCCGCGAATTCGACACCGTCCTGCATACGGCCCCGATCGCGCGGGGGAACAGCGGCGGCCCGCTGCTCGACAATTGCGGACGGGTTATCGGCACCAACAGTTTCGGCACCGAATCGGAAGGCGCCGATGCGGAATTCTTCTTCGCGGTGTCGGCGCGCGAATTGCTTCCGTTCCTGAGGGCCAACGATGTTTCCGCCCAGATCAACGGCCTGCCCTGCCGCAGCATGGCCGAACTGGATGCGCAGGAACAGGCCGAGGCGATGCGCGAGACGGAACGGGCCATGGAAATCGCGCGGCGCGAGGCAAGCGAGATGGAGCGCAAGCGGGCGCGAGCCTTGCGCGCGGCCGAGCTGGACGTGCTGGCGGAACGCGAAAACGGCATGGCGGCGGCGGCGCTGCTGCTCGCGCTGGCGCTCGTCGCCGGAATATTCGCCTGGCAAGCCAGAACCAAAGGCAACCAGCGGCACGCGGCGATTGCCGCCGGAGTGACCGCGCTTGCCCTGATCGGCATGCTGGCGGCATGGTTCACCCGCCCCGGGATGGACAGGATAGAGCAGCGGGCCATCGCTTCGCTCGGTCAGGACCGGCCCAACAAGGTTGCCGCCACGGCAACCCCGCAGGCAGCAGGCGAGATCGGCATGATCTGCTCGATCGATCTCGGCCGAAGCCGCGTGACCAGCGCCAAGACCGACGATATTCCCGTGACCTGGCGTGCGGACGGCTGCGTCAATCGGCGCACCCAGTATGGCCTGGCGAATGGGCAATGGAGCCGCGTCTTCGCGCCGAACGACGAGGAAGTTGTCTCGGTGAATCGCTACGATCCGGAACGAAAGGAATACCGCGTCGAGCGCTATCTGCTGGGCAAGGCCGCGATGGATGCCGCGCGGAGCGAACGGGCGGCCTTCTCCGCGCCGGAATGCGGGGCGGGCGATCAGGCGGCCCGCACCCTAGGGGAACGGCAGGGGGCGATCCTTGCCCTGCTCCCCCCGCAACCCAACGAACGGCTGGTGTTCAAATGCCAGCAAGCTGCGCCAACCGGCGGCTCTCGCGAATAGTTCGCGCGAGTCGGGTTGCATCCTCGGATTCTCGGTGCTAGGCGCGCGCCAACCTTGCCGGGGTGCTTTAGATGGCGTCCATTTCGGCAGGGCGAGATTTTCCGTATTTCGGACCCAAGCGGACCCCTTGAGGAGGACCAAGACGCGTGGAGATTTCCGCCGGTATAAAGGCCAGTCTAGCCGGGCGCTATGCATCGGC contains:
- a CDS encoding serine protease, coding for MSAHHALLFGKILRRALALALLLMAALALPRPAQADPADIAAAARGVVRVVILGTDGGQLFPISHGTGFVVENGKVVTNAHVVEDAIQVPGLTIGIVPPQGGEAVPAKIVSFSPRNDLALIEATQPLRLPALAIAINPPEDSAMVFAVGYPMNVDRAQGLSIADVLKPQPPVKSSGFVSGTRPSREFDTVLHTAPIARGNSGGPLLDNCGRVIGTNSFGTESEGADAEFFFAVSARELLPFLRANDVSAQINGLPCRSMAELDAQEQAEAMRETERAMEIARREASEMERKRARALRAAELDVLAERENGMAAAALLLALALVAGIFAWQARTKGNQRHAAIAAGVTALALIGMLAAWFTRPGMDRIEQRAIASLGQDRPNKVAATATPQAAGEIGMICSIDLGRSRVTSAKTDDIPVTWRADGCVNRRTQYGLANGQWSRVFAPNDEEVVSVNRYDPERKEYRVERYLLGKAAMDAARSERAAFSAPECGAGDQAARTLGERQGAILALLPPQPNERLVFKCQQAAPTGGSRE
- a CDS encoding primosomal protein N' yields the protein MNRARILVLNAALGPLDYRVPDGLDVKPGSVVVAPLGPRQVVGIAWEPERLPATEVPDARLRPLLGVVPVPPLRPELRELVEWAADYYCASLASVLRMVLASGGALKGPSTITEYRLTGALPDRMTPQREQALAALEHEQGTIRELAELAGVSEGVLRGLAGQGVLEPVEVDCDRPFPVAEADFSQPDLTASQREVADRFVAAVREGRFAPFLLDGVTGSGKTETYFEAIAEALRIGRQTLVLLPEIALTEAFLRRFEDRFGAAPIVWHSSLKSSERRRAWRAIAAGQAQVVVGARSALFLPYGNLGLIVVDEAHEVSFKQDDGVRYNARDVAVMRGRFERLPVILASATPALESLQMAESGVYEKLDLPARFGGAQLPEIGIVDLRDEPPERGRWLAPPLVAELETRLERGEQSLLFLNRRGYAPLTLCRHCGYRFQCPNCTAWLVEHRLSRRLACHHCGHETSPPDTCPECGTPDCLVACGPGVERIADEVAELLPQARVVVATSDTLNSPEKAAEFVAQAEAGLIDVIVGTQLVTKGFHFPELTLVGVVDADLGLEGGDLRAAERTYQQVAQVAGRAGRGAKPGQVLIQTRHPDTPVIAALAAGDRDAFYAAEAEARAHAGAPPFGRWAAIIISSEDEAEARDAARAIGGARPHLPDVAVLGPAPAPLALLRGRYRYRLLVTARRSVALQAIIRQWLGGFKLPSSVRISVDIDPYSFV
- a CDS encoding DUF4197 domain-containing protein, whose translation is MRTIPLAIGRRGFLAGLSASALLALPGCASTGALSFTEAIRRLLALSTQNAFAGLTTEGGFYDNTLVRLDLPDVLGSRGNTVQNILTSAVFKNRLQKEFNHMAEDGARRAAPVVADTVRTIGIENAVALVKGGPTAATDFLRGAMAGSLVEVMVPALGDAIRLSNDPLVGQVISALTGIDASGVARDLAGDVDNAIWKAVAQEESAIRADPSRTKDPLLMGVFGVL
- a CDS encoding FdhF/YdeP family oxidoreductase — protein: MKHVSQSSKTVGGGAKKILYALATARRMGLKNSAKTLTSKNACKACALGMGGQSGGMTNELGEFPAVCNKSVQAQSTDIQQPIPVEVLTHPLADFAELDGYELEHLGRLATPLHKAAGAERYTPVDWDFALERAACKLREAGAGRSFFYSSGRSSNEAGFLFQLLARAWGTNNVNNCSYYCHQASGVGLGATIGTGTATVELDDLTRCDLIVVIGANPSSNHPRFIHKLKACRDRGGEVIIVNPAKEAGLVRFAVPKSPASLLKGGDWIASEYLQPRIGGDAALFKGLAKAILEDGAENAAFIAAHTVGFAEFRADAAATGWDIIERGCGLPEARIREIARKIAAAQNAVLAWGMGITHHVNGSDTVEAIACLALLTGQIGRPGAGLLPLRGHSNVQGIGTIGVKPVLSGEVFRAIEDSFGITLPTAEGLDTLAGIEAAREGRIAAAVIMGGNLLEATPNRAFAREALGRIGFRLFLTTTLNRGHVEGMEEGEVIILPVTARDEEWEPTTQESMFNYVRLSDGGIERLDNVRPEVAILADLARRLLPDSPLDFAAFSHHRHIREAIARVVPGMEQLADIDVARREFHISNRLLHTPHFNMPGGKARFVARPLPAPPQPGLVLTTVRSEGQFNSIIYERRDTYRDNADRMTVMMHPADIAAAGFAEGERATLVSDSGRMEGVMLKGFDVSRGTVMAYYPEANVLVGTAVDPRSRTPSFKATPVRLERC
- a CDS encoding methylated-DNA--[protein]-cysteine S-methyltransferase; this translates as MRIEDPRQIAAMEAAFARRDRSADGCFVVAVTTTRIYCRPSCPARRPMPENYVFFDGPEAARKAGYRACRRCLPDDVARDERAVLEAIAAIKRSDARLLLSYLADLTGYSPTHFQRIFKRLTGLSPAAYARRLRDERTRDALSEARIEGGGVAGAIYAAGYEAPSRFYADAGRKLGMEPSVWAMGGKGVTIRWSVVRSSFGPMLVAATAKGICRLSFGEGREELQARFPNAELVEGGGDFAALLQRVVDAVEHPGTGQDIPLDVQGTAFQEAVWQALRQIPVGETRSYAEIAAAIGKPKAVRAAGSANGANNVAVLIPCHRVVRTDGGLGGYAYGETIKAELLKRERG